One Indicator indicator isolate 239-I01 chromosome 21, UM_Iind_1.1, whole genome shotgun sequence DNA segment encodes these proteins:
- the LOC128974248 gene encoding L-lactate dehydrogenase A chain → MSLKDQLIQCVHKQDQSHAHNKISVVGVGAVGMACAISILMKDLADELALVDVVEDKLRGEMLDLQHGSLFLRTPKIVSGKDYSVTAHSKLVIVTAGARQQEGESRLNLVQRNVNIFKFIIPNVVKYSPDCKLLIVSNPVDILTYVAWKISGFPKHRVIGSGCNLDSARFRHLMGERLGIHPLSCHGWIVGEHGDSSVPVWSGVNVAGVSLKALHPDMGTDADKEHWKEVHKQVVDSAYEVIKLKGYTSWAIGLSVADLAETIMKNLRRVHPVSTIVKGMHGIKEDVFLSVPCVLGNNGITDVVKMILKPEEEDKLRKSADTLWGIQKELQF, encoded by the exons ATGTCTCTCAAGGATCAGCTCATCCAGTGTGTCCACAAACAGGACCAGAGTCATGCCCACAATAAGATCAGCGTGGTTGGTGTGGGTGCAGTTGGAATGGCCTGTGCTATCAGCATCCTGATGAAG GACTTAGCTGATGAACTTGCTCTTGTTGATGTTGTGGAGGACAAGCTCAGAGGAGAGATGCTTGATCTCCAGCATGGCAGCCTCTTCCTTAGGACACCAAAGATTGTCTCTGGCAAAG ATTACAGTGTGACTGCACACTCCAAGCTGGTCATTGTCACTGCTGGTGCCCGCCAGCAAGAAGGAGAGAGCCGCCTGAACTTGGTCCAGCGCAACGTGAATATCTTTAAATTCATCATTCCCAACGTTGTTAAGTACAGTCCTGACTGCAAGCTGCTTATTGTCTCCAATCCAG TGGATATTTTGACCTATGTGGCCTGGAAGATCAGTGGCTTTCCTAAACACCGTGTTATTGGTAGTGGCTGCAATCTGGACTCTGCCCGTTTCCGCCATCTCATGGGAGAAAGACTGGGCATCCATCCTCTGAGCTGCCATGGATGGATTGTTGGAGAGCATGGAGATTCCAGTG TACCTGTCTGGAGTGGAGTGAATGTCGCTGGCGTCTCCCTGAAGGCTCTTCATCCAGACATGGGAACTGATGCAGACAAGGAACACTGGAAGGAGGTCCATAAGCAGGTGGTGGACAG TGCCTATGAGGTCATCAAACTGAAGGGGTACACATCATGGGCTATTGGCCTCTCTGTGGCAGATCTAGCTGAAACAATAATGAAGAACTTGAGAAGAGTGCACCCAGTCTCTACAATTGTTAAG GGCATGCATGGAATAAAAGAAGATGTCTTCCTAAGTGTTCCTTGTGTACTGGGCAATAATGGCATCACTGATGTAGTGAAAATGATCCTAAAACCTGAGGAAGAGGACAAATTAAGGAAGAGTGCAGATACCCTGTGGGGAATCCAGAAGGAACTACAGTTTTAA